In the Pristiophorus japonicus isolate sPriJap1 chromosome 5, sPriJap1.hap1, whole genome shotgun sequence genome, one interval contains:
- the klhl7 gene encoding kelch-like protein 7 isoform X1, giving the protein MASVGTEKGSIKKKSEKKFAAREEAKLLATFMGVMNNMRKQKILCDVLLVVSDRKIPAHRVVLAAASHFFSLMFTTNMLESKSYEVELKDAEPDIIELLVEFAYTARISVNSNNVQSLLDAANQYQIEPVKKMCVEFLKEQIDASNCLGISVLAECLDCPELKISADGFIHQHFTEVYKTDEFLQLDVKRVTHLLKQDALTVRAEDQVYDAAVRWLKYDELNRQQYMVDILAKVRFPLISKNFLSKTVQAESLIQDNPECLKMVISGMRYHLLSPEDREELGESTRPRQKKHDYRIALFGGSQPQSCRYFNPKDYTWMDIRCPFEKRRDAACVFWDNVVYILGGSQLFPIKRMDCYNVVKDSWYSKLGPPTPRDSLAACAAEGKIYTSGGSEVGNSALYLFECYDTRTENWHTKPSMLTPRCSHGMVEAKGLIYVCGGSLGNNVSGRVLNSCEVYNPATESWTELAAMLEARKNHGLVFVNDRIYAVGGQNGLGGLDSIEYYDIKMNDWKMVSTMPWKGVTVKCAAVGSIIYVLAGFQGVGRLGHILEYNTETDKWTTNSKVRAFPVTSCLICVVDTCGANEEKLET; this is encoded by the exons AAAATTCTGTGCGATGTCCTTCTGGTGGTGTCGGATAGAAAAATCCCAGCTCATCGAGTAGTGCTTGCAGCTGCCAGCCACTTTTTCAGTCTGATGTTTACCA CAAATATGCTTGAATCAAAGTCTTATGAAGTGGAACTCAAAGATGCTGAACCTGATATAATTGAACTGCTGGTAGAGTTTGCTTATACTGCAAG GATCTCCGTTAACAGCAATAATGTTCAATCTCTGTTGGATGCAGCAAACCAGTATCAGATTGAACCAGTGAAGAAAATGTGTGTTGAGTTCCTTAAAGAGCAAATTGATGCTTCGAATTGCCTTG GAATAAGCGTGTTGGCAGAATGCCTCGACTGTCCAGAGCTCAAGATTTCAGCAGATGGATTCATTCATCAGCATTTCACTGAAGTTTACAAAACTGATGAGTTTTTACAACTTGATGTCAAAAGAGTAACTCACCTGCTGAAACAGGATGCACTGACAGTTCGAGCAGAAGACCAG GTTTATGATGCAGCAGTCAGGTGGTTAAAATATGACGAGCTCAATCGACAGCAATATATGGTTGATATTCTGGCTAAAGTCAGATTTCCACTAATCTCTAAGAATTTCTTGAGTAAAACTGTCCAAGCAGAATCACTCATACAGGATAATCCAGAGTGTCTTAAAATGGTTATTA GTGGCATGCGCTATCATCTTCTGTCTCCAGAGGATAGAGAAGAGTTGGGAGAAAGTACGCGGCCAAGACAAAAGAAACATGATTATCGTATTGCATTGTTCGGTGGATCTCAGCCACAGTCCTGTCGATACTTTAATCCTAAG GATTATACTTGGATGGACATTCGTTGTCCATTTGAGAAGCGTCGAGATGCAGCCTGTGTCTTCTGGGACAATGTTGTTTATATATTGGGTGGTTCACAGCTTTTCCCCATCAAACGGATGGATTGCTACAATGTGGTTAAGGATAGCTGGTACTCTAAGCTAGGTCCTCCAACCCCTCGAGACAGTCTTGCTGCTTGTGCTGCAGAAGGCAAGATTTACACATCTGGAGGCTCCGAAGTAG GAAACTCTGCCTTGTATCTGTTTGAATGCTACGATACCAGAACAGAGAATTGGCATACCAAACCCAGTATGTTGACACCTCGATGCAGCCATGGTATGGTAGAGGCTAAAGGACTCATCTATGTTTGTGGGGGAAGTTTAGGCAATAATGTATCTGGAAGAGTTCTAAATTCCTGTGAAGTGTACAATCCTGCAACTGAGTC GTGGACAGAACTTGCTGCAATGCTGGAGGCTAGGAAGAATCATGGATTAGTATTTGTAAATGACAGAATCTATGCTGTTGGTGGACAAAATGGACTTG GTGGTCTGGATTCCATAGAATATTATGATATTAAGATGAATGATTGGAAAATGGTGTCAACGATGCCCTGGAAAGGGGTAACAGTTAAATGCGCAGCAGTAGGCTCCATAATCTATGTCTTGGCTGGTTTCCAAGGTGTAGGCCGATTAGGTCACATTTTGGAGTATAACACTGAAACTGACAAATGGACAACCAATTCTAAGGTCCGTGCTTTCCCAGTAACCAGCTGTCTTATATGTGTTGTGGACACATGTGGTGCAAATGAAGAAAAGCTTGAAACTTGA
- the klhl7 gene encoding kelch-like protein 7 isoform X2, whose protein sequence is MDGAEYRWKILCDVLLVVSDRKIPAHRVVLAAASHFFSLMFTTNMLESKSYEVELKDAEPDIIELLVEFAYTARISVNSNNVQSLLDAANQYQIEPVKKMCVEFLKEQIDASNCLGISVLAECLDCPELKISADGFIHQHFTEVYKTDEFLQLDVKRVTHLLKQDALTVRAEDQVYDAAVRWLKYDELNRQQYMVDILAKVRFPLISKNFLSKTVQAESLIQDNPECLKMVISGMRYHLLSPEDREELGESTRPRQKKHDYRIALFGGSQPQSCRYFNPKDYTWMDIRCPFEKRRDAACVFWDNVVYILGGSQLFPIKRMDCYNVVKDSWYSKLGPPTPRDSLAACAAEGKIYTSGGSEVGNSALYLFECYDTRTENWHTKPSMLTPRCSHGMVEAKGLIYVCGGSLGNNVSGRVLNSCEVYNPATESWTELAAMLEARKNHGLVFVNDRIYAVGGQNGLGGLDSIEYYDIKMNDWKMVSTMPWKGVTVKCAAVGSIIYVLAGFQGVGRLGHILEYNTETDKWTTNSKVRAFPVTSCLICVVDTCGANEEKLET, encoded by the exons AAAATTCTGTGCGATGTCCTTCTGGTGGTGTCGGATAGAAAAATCCCAGCTCATCGAGTAGTGCTTGCAGCTGCCAGCCACTTTTTCAGTCTGATGTTTACCA CAAATATGCTTGAATCAAAGTCTTATGAAGTGGAACTCAAAGATGCTGAACCTGATATAATTGAACTGCTGGTAGAGTTTGCTTATACTGCAAG GATCTCCGTTAACAGCAATAATGTTCAATCTCTGTTGGATGCAGCAAACCAGTATCAGATTGAACCAGTGAAGAAAATGTGTGTTGAGTTCCTTAAAGAGCAAATTGATGCTTCGAATTGCCTTG GAATAAGCGTGTTGGCAGAATGCCTCGACTGTCCAGAGCTCAAGATTTCAGCAGATGGATTCATTCATCAGCATTTCACTGAAGTTTACAAAACTGATGAGTTTTTACAACTTGATGTCAAAAGAGTAACTCACCTGCTGAAACAGGATGCACTGACAGTTCGAGCAGAAGACCAG GTTTATGATGCAGCAGTCAGGTGGTTAAAATATGACGAGCTCAATCGACAGCAATATATGGTTGATATTCTGGCTAAAGTCAGATTTCCACTAATCTCTAAGAATTTCTTGAGTAAAACTGTCCAAGCAGAATCACTCATACAGGATAATCCAGAGTGTCTTAAAATGGTTATTA GTGGCATGCGCTATCATCTTCTGTCTCCAGAGGATAGAGAAGAGTTGGGAGAAAGTACGCGGCCAAGACAAAAGAAACATGATTATCGTATTGCATTGTTCGGTGGATCTCAGCCACAGTCCTGTCGATACTTTAATCCTAAG GATTATACTTGGATGGACATTCGTTGTCCATTTGAGAAGCGTCGAGATGCAGCCTGTGTCTTCTGGGACAATGTTGTTTATATATTGGGTGGTTCACAGCTTTTCCCCATCAAACGGATGGATTGCTACAATGTGGTTAAGGATAGCTGGTACTCTAAGCTAGGTCCTCCAACCCCTCGAGACAGTCTTGCTGCTTGTGCTGCAGAAGGCAAGATTTACACATCTGGAGGCTCCGAAGTAG GAAACTCTGCCTTGTATCTGTTTGAATGCTACGATACCAGAACAGAGAATTGGCATACCAAACCCAGTATGTTGACACCTCGATGCAGCCATGGTATGGTAGAGGCTAAAGGACTCATCTATGTTTGTGGGGGAAGTTTAGGCAATAATGTATCTGGAAGAGTTCTAAATTCCTGTGAAGTGTACAATCCTGCAACTGAGTC GTGGACAGAACTTGCTGCAATGCTGGAGGCTAGGAAGAATCATGGATTAGTATTTGTAAATGACAGAATCTATGCTGTTGGTGGACAAAATGGACTTG GTGGTCTGGATTCCATAGAATATTATGATATTAAGATGAATGATTGGAAAATGGTGTCAACGATGCCCTGGAAAGGGGTAACAGTTAAATGCGCAGCAGTAGGCTCCATAATCTATGTCTTGGCTGGTTTCCAAGGTGTAGGCCGATTAGGTCACATTTTGGAGTATAACACTGAAACTGACAAATGGACAACCAATTCTAAGGTCCGTGCTTTCCCAGTAACCAGCTGTCTTATATGTGTTGTGGACACATGTGGTGCAAATGAAGAAAAGCTTGAAACTTGA